From Daphnia pulicaria isolate SC F1-1A chromosome 4, SC_F0-13Bv2, whole genome shotgun sequence, one genomic window encodes:
- the LOC124336633 gene encoding ADP,ATP carrier protein 1-like: MSGKTADPLSFAKDFIAGGVSAAVSKTAVAPIERVKLLLQVQHASKQITADKQYKGIVDAFVRIPKEQGMTAFWRGNLANVIRYFPTQALNFAFKDVYKNIFMKGVDKKTQFWAWFAANLASGGAAGATSLCFVYPLDFARTRLGADVGKGAAEREYSGLVNCLTKTVKTDGIVGLYRGFNVSVQGIIIYRAAYFGLYDSASGMLPDPKKTPLLIKWMIAQVVTTASGIISYPFDTVRRRMMMQSGRAKADIMYKNTIDCWAKIYKAEGGKAFFKGALSNVLRGTGGALVLVFYDEVKALLG, translated from the exons ATGTCTGGTAAAACCGCTGATCCTCTGTCCTTTGCCAAGGACTTTATCGCTGGTGGTGTTTCGGCTGCCGTTTCCAAGACGGCCGTCGCCCCAATTGAACGAGTTAAACTGCTCCTTCAGGTTCAACATGCCTCCAAACAGATCACGGCCGACAAGCAGTACAAGG gtATTGTGGATGCCTTTGTCCGTATCCCCAAAGAACAGGGCATGACAGCCTTCTGGCGTGGTAACCTTGCCAATGTTATCCGTTACTTCCCCACTCAGGCCCTCAACTTTGCCTTCAAGGATGTCTACAAGAACATCTTCATGAAGGGAGTTGACAAGAAGACCCAGTTCTGGGCCTGGTTTGCCGCTAACTTGGCATCTGGTGGTGCTGCAGGAGCTACCTCTCTTTGCTTCGTCTACCCCTTGGACTTCGCCCGTACCCG TTTGGGTGCTGATGTCGGCAAAGGAGCTGCCGAGCGCGAGTACAGTGGTTTGGTTAACTGCCTAACCAAGACCGTCAAGACTGACGGTATTGTTGGTCTGTACCGTGGATTCAACGTCTCCGTGCAGGGCATCATCATCTACCGTGCTGCCTACTTCGGTCTCTACGATTCTGCCAGTGGCATGTTGCCCGACCCCAAGAAGACTCCACTCTTGATCAAGTGGATGATCGCCCAGGTTGTGACCACCGCTTCCGGTATCATCTCTTACCCCTTCGACACTGTCCGTCGTCGTATGATGATGCAGTCTGGACGTGCTAAGGCCGACATCATGTACAAGAACACCATCGACTGCTGGGCCAAGATCTACAAAGCTGAGGGAGGCAAAGCTTTCTTCAAGGGAGCTCTTTCCAACGTCCTCCGAGGCACTGGCGGTGCTCTCGTGCTCGTCTTTTACGATGAGGTCAAGGCTCTGCTTGGTTAA
- the LOC124336628 gene encoding transcription initiation factor TFIID subunit 1-like, with protein MPSSDEENENHSSDDDGDLSNSPDNNDDDSQSSQEDGGGGGRRTSGLNLTGFLFGNIDKEGKLEADILDEESKRQLGTLGRFGLMSILQNVIREDDSVSKDQSTDSEDDGAKSPTAEDYSDINELAEDEGGPYLDDSILMPPPPTPTSKSLSASEAKKRLETPLAAMLPSKYANIDVRELFPDFRPDKVLCFSRLFGPGKPSSLPQIWRGVKKKRKKKKSPDSEDYVEEEIEHVEITFKFGPPPPPEKCRPDDEERFLKPLEDPNALNNIKNSDDDKGPNVADWRFGPAQLWYDILGVPETGEEFDYGFKVKRKDPNNVDEDGKDLPGFKFPDEAFHMITQLNWEDDVVWNGDDIKHKVMQKLNAKGGLASGWLPTATNRLATQKATPAATPATGKAATPGAKGGAKSAANKPGGAAAAAAAAAAAAAAAAAVEEAADDVWHSIFPVENDELVFGQWEDDIIWDSENMKEMPKPKILTLDTNDENVILTIPDDIDPATKQAYVQQPVKVKIPHPHVRKSKLLLGKAGVINVLEDDSPPPPSENNDKDPYNISNDEYYAAKATEAAIKVSTGGNIIQHSTPVVELQAPFIPTHLSIMKLRSFHRPPLKRYSHGPLSTPGPHPVHPLLRHIRKMAKQRELERMAAGGGDIFFMRTPDDLSGKDGDLILLEYCEEHPPLISQVGMSSRLKNYYKRKAVKDTGPPQYKYGETAYAHTSPFLGTLHPGQSIQAIENNMYRAPIYEHQLPSTDFLVIRTRTTYHVREVDAFYTVGQECPLYEVPGPNSKRANNFTRDFLQVFIYRLFWKSPDTPRRIRMDDIKRAFPAHSESSIRKRLKLCADFKRTGVDSNWWVLRPDFRLPSEEELRALVSPEQCCAYFSMIAAEQRLKDAGYGEKFLFAPEQDDDEDQQLKMDDEVKVAPWNTTRAYVQAMKNKCLLQLTGPADPTGCGEGFSYVRVPNKPTINKEELESQPKRIVTGTDADLRRLSLNNAKAILRKHGVPEEEIKKLSRWEVIDVVRTLSTEKAKAGEEGMDKFSRGNRFSIAEHQERYKEECQRIFDLQNRVLASNEVLSTDEGESEEEEDISDIEEMGKNIENMLANKKTSSQLSREREEQERRELQKMILGEGSGSMKKDKSRVGLDEEDSSSQPPLAGAGQAGRVLKIFRTFKNAEGKDYTRVELVRKPAIIDTYVRIRTTKDDAFIKQFATPDEHQKEEMKREKRRIQEQLRRLKRNQEKEKLGIVNNRRRKVKMKPDLKMKCGACGQVGHMRTNKACPLYQNTTPLPPMVVAMTEDQEEEIEKQIFSEDEELVNVDGTKVKLSGKLVKHAEEIKRRSLVLKVPKEAMSGRKRRRAGTVTHCDYLSRHTTKTANRRRTDPVVTLSTMLEEILNEMRELPDVQPFLFPVSSKTVPDYYRIVTRPMDLQTIRENIRQKRYQSREDFLSDVNLILENSTLYNGDKSILTTAAKRMLDLCIERLSQKEERFMRLEKAINPLLDDDDQVAFSYVLDNIINGKLKPLPEAWPFLKPVNKKFVKDYYTIVKNPMDLETVAKKVKAHKYHNREEFLYDVDLILENSIAYNGEESQFTEKARALGRICRDTLEEYDDHLTQLESNIRIAQKKAMEQAENDFLDVGEEGYEDEYMMESMDMMETPDRPGEDEWDPEAESPVRPTKKSRKSASNNFAQPGPSGAVKPKGKRGRPAKNKGSPTPKGNSPRVSFSSPRGSKRKATDVLDDLQYSASEKEEDEDEDDDDEELEEVAMDVVDVDANYDPEAEFFSCGPSKDEDIRDDLQVSESEEEGEIRDDQPVAASANNKGRSRHHSNRPNSSRDEDDDGGLWF; from the exons ATGCCAAGCAGTgatgaagaaaacgaaaatcacagtagtgatgatgatggagatTTGAGTAATAGCCCCGATAATAATGATGACGATTCGCAATCATCTCAAGAAGACGGAGGTGGAGGAGGTAGAAGAACATCAGGATTAAACCTTACTGGGTTCCTCTTTGgtaatattgacaaagagggTAAACTTGAAGCAGATATCCTTGATGAGGAATCTAAACGTCAGCTGGGCACCCTTGGACGATTTGGCTTGATGTCAATACTTCAAAATGTCATCAGAGAAGATGATTCTGTAAGCAAAGATCAAAGTACAGATTCTGAAGATGATGGAGCAAAATCTCCAACTGCTGAAGACTATTCTGACATCAACGAACTGGCAGAAGACGAAGGAGGACCATATCTTGATGACTCAATCCTTATGCCACCACCACCTACACCAACATCCAAGAGCCTTTCGGCAAGTGAGGCAAAGAAACGATTGGAAACACCTTTGGCAGCCATGCTTCCTTCCAAATACGCTAACATAGATGTGAGAGAGCTATTCCCAGACTTTCGGCCTGACAAAGTCTTGTGCTTTTCCAGACTCTTTGGGCCTGGAAAACCCAGTAGTCTTCCTCAAATCTGGAGAGgtgtaaagaagaagagaaagaagaagaaatctccAGATTCAGAAGACTATGTTGAAGAGGAAATTGAACATGTAGAAATCACTTTCAAATTCGgcccacctcctcctccggaAAAATGCAGACCAGATGACGAAGAACGTTTCTTAAAGCCTCTAGAAGATCCTAATGCTCTCAATAATATCAAGAACTCTGATGATGACAAAGGACCCAATGTAGCGGATTGGAGGTTTGGGCCGGCTCAGCTTTGGTATGACATCCTTGGAGTTCCAGAAACAG GCGAAGAGTTTGATTATGGTTTCAAAGTGAAACGGAAAGATCCTAATAATGTTGACGAAGATGGCAAAGACCTGCCCGGGTTCAAATTTCCAGACGAGGCCTTTCACATGATCACGCAGTTAAATTGGGAAGACGACGTGGTCTGGAATGGTGACGATATCAAGCACAAAGTAATGCAAAAATTGAATGCCAAAGGTGGCTTAGCCTCAGGATGGCTCCCGACGGCTACCAATCGCTTGGCTACACAGAAAGCCACCCCTGCTGCCACTCCAGCCACCGGTAAAGCAGCAACTCCTGGAGCTAAAGGTGGCGCAAAATCGGCTGCAAACAAACCCGGAGGAGCGGCCGCAgcagccgctgccgccgccgctgcggctgctgctgctgcagccgtTGAAGAGGCAGCCGACGACGTTTGGCATTCGATTTTCCCAGTCGAAAACGACGAGTTGGTGTTTGGCCAGTGGGAAGATGACATCATCTGGGACAGCGAAAACATGAAGGAGATGCCCAAACCCAAGATATTGACACTAGACACTAACGATGAAAACGTCATTTTGACCATTCCTGATGACATTGATCCTGCCACAAAACAAGCATACGTTCAACAGCCTGTCAAAGTCAAGATTCCTCATCCTCACGTCCGAAAATCCAAGTTACTCTTGGGAAAAGCCGGTGTCATTAACGTATTGGAAGACGATTCACCTCCTCCACCGTCGGAAAATAACGATAAAGATCCTTACAATATCTCCAATGACGAATATTATGCGGCCAAAGCGACCGAGGCGGCTATCAAAG TCAGCACGGGTGGAAATATCATTCAACATTCAACGCCCGTGGTGGAACTCCAGGCACCTTTCATTCCCACTCACCTGTCGATAATGAAACTGCGCAGTTTCCATCGACCACCGCTCAAACGCTACTCCCACGGACCGTTATCGACACCTGGCCCTCATCCTGTCCACCCGCTCCTCCGCCACATCAGAAAAATGGCCAAACAGCGCGAACTCGAGCGAatggctgctggtggtggtgatatCTTTTTCATGCGAACTCCGGATGATCTTAGCGGTAAAGATGGCGATCTCATTCTCCTGGAATACTGCGAAGAACACCCGCCGTTAATCAGTCAAGTGGGCATGTCCTCCAGGCTGAAAAACTATTACAAACGAAA GGCTGTCAAAGACACAGGGCCACCTCAATACAAATACGGTGAAACAGCTTACGCTCACACTTCACCGTTTTTGGGTACCCTCCATCCGGGCCAGTCCATCCAGGCCATTGAAAACAACATGTACCGTGCACCAATCTACGAACATCAATTGCCGTCGACGGATTTCCTAGTTATTCGGACGCGGACAACGTACCATGTCCGTGAAGTCGATGCATTCTACACTGTCGGACAGGAATGTCCGCTGTACGAAGTTCCCGGTCCGAATTCTAAACGGGCCAACAATTTTACCCGCGATTTCCTTCAA GTCTTTATCTACCGACTGTTTTGGAAGAGCCCCGACACTCCACGTCGTATCCGCATGGATGACATTAAACGAGCTTTCCCAGCACATTCCGAAAGCAGTATCCGCAAACGATTGAAACTATGCGCGGACTTTAAGCGAACGGGAGTCGACTCCAATTG GTGGGTATTGCGGCCGGATTTCCGGTTACCTTCGGAAGAAGAGCTTCGAGCGTTAGTGTCGCCGGAGCAATGTTGCGCCTATTTCAGTATGATCGCAGCCGAACAGCGTTTGAAAGACGCCGGTTACGGtgagaaatttcttttcgcaCCTGAGCAGGATGACGACGAAGACCAGCAACTGAAAATGGACGACGAAGTCAAAGTCGCCCCATGGAACACCACCCGCGCCTACGTCCAGGCCATGAAAAACAAATGTCTCCTGCAATTAACAGGTCCGGCAGATCCTACCGGTTGTGGCGAAGGTTTCTCCTACGTCCGTGTTCCCAACAAACCGACCATCAACAAGGAAGAGCTGGAATCTCAACCTAAACGTATTGTGACGGGCACCGACGCCGATTTGCGTCGATTGTCACTCAACAACGCAAAAGCAATTTTGAGGAAACACGGCGTACCTGAGGAGGAAATCAAGAAACTCTCCCGCTGGGAAGTTATTGACGTCGTCCGAACACTTTCCACCGAAAAGGCCAAGGCCGGCGAGGAAGGCATGGACAAATTCTCCCGTGGTAATCGCTTCTCCATTGCCGAGCATCAGGAGCGATACAAGGAAGAGTGTCAACGCATTTTTGATCTTCAGAACCGAGTCCTGGCCTCGAACGAAGTTTTGTCCACCGACGAAGGCGAAagcgaagaggaggaagacatTTCCGATATCGAAGAAATGGGTAAGAACATTGAAAACATGCTGGCCAATAAAAAGACGTCCAGCCAGTTGAGCCGAGAGCGGGAAGAACAGGAGCGTCGTGAGTTGCAAAAGATGATCCTCGGCGAAGGATCGGGCTCCATGAAGAAAGATAAGAGCCGTGTAGGACTGGACGAAGAAGACAGTTCATCCCAACCGCCGCTGGCAGGAGCCGGACAGGCCGGTCGAGTGCTCAAGATTTTCCGGACGTTCAAAAACGCCGAGGGCAAAGACTACACCCGCGTTGAATTGGTTCGCAAACCGGCCATCATCGACACTTACGTCCGGATACGGACGACCAAAGATGACGCCTTCATCAAACAGTTTGCCACGCCCGACGAGCACCAAAAGGAGGAAATGAAACGCGAGAAACGTCGAATCCAGGAGCAACTCAGACGACTCAAACGcaatcaagaaaaagagaaattgggCATCGTTAACAATCGTCGTCGTAAAGTCAAGATGAAGCccgatttgaaaatgaaatgcggAGCCTGCGGCCAG GTGGGTCACATGAGGACCAATAAAGCTTGCCCGCTCTATCAAAACACCACCCCTTTGCCACCGATGGTTGTCGCCATGACGGAGGATCAAGAGGAGGAAATTGAAAAGCAAATCTTTAGCGAAGATGAAGAACTGGTCAATGTCGACGGTACCAAAGTGAAATTGTCCGGCAAGCTGGTCAAACACGCCGAGGAAATCAAGCGACGTTCGCTAGTTCTTAAAG TGCCCAAGGAAGCCATGTCGGGTCGAAAGAGAAGGCGAGCAGGTACAGTGACGCATTGCGACTACCTGAGCAGACATACAACTAAGACGGCAAATCGACGAAGGACTGACCCTGTCGTGACACTTTCCACCATGCTGGAGGAAATCCTCAATGAGATGAGGGAATTACCCGATGTCCAGCCTTTCCTGTTCCCGGTGAGCAGTAAAACAGTGCCGGATTATTACCGGATCGTTACTCGACCTATGGACCTTCAGACGATCCGGGAAAACATCCGGCAAAAGCGATACCAGAGCCGTGAGGATTTCCTGTCCGACGTCAACCTCATCTTGGAGAATTCCACGTTGTACAATGGAGATAAAAGCATTTTGACCACAGCTGCCAAGCGGATGCTGGATCTCTGCATCGAAAGGCTTTCCCAGAAGGAAGAGAGGTTCATGAGGCTGGAAAAGGCCATCAATCCGTTGCTGGATGACGACGATCAGGTGGCCTTTTCCTACGTCCTCGACAACATCATCAACGGAAAGTTGAAGCCTCTGCCAGAGGCCTGGCCGTTCCTCAAGCCCGTCAACAAGAAATTCGTTAAAGATTACTACACCATCGTCAAAAATCCGATGGATTTGGAAACGGTGGCCAAGAAAGTCAAGGCGCACAAGTACCACAACCGCGAAGAGTTCCTCTACGACGTCGACCTGATCCTGGAGAACAGCATCGCCTACAACGGAGAGGAGTCGCAGTTTACAGAGAAGGCCCGTGCCCTTGGACGCATTTGTCGAGATACTCTTGAAGAG TACGACGACCACCTGACTCAATTGGAGAGTAATATCCGCATTGCTCAGAAGAAGGCCATGGAGCAAGCCGAAAACGATTTCCTCGACGTGGGTGAAGAAGGTTACGAGGATGAGTACATGATGGAGTCGATGGACATGATGGAAACGCCAGATCGTCCCGGTGAGGACGAATGGGATCCCGAAGCCGAATCGCCTGTCCGGCCGACTAAGAAAAGCCGGAAATCGGCCTCGAATAATTTCGCTCAACCTGGGCCTTCCGGCGCAGTGAAACCCAAGGGCAAGCGAGGTCGTCCAGCCAAAAACAAAGG GTCACCGACTCCAAAGGGAAATTCTCCGCGGGTCAGTTTCTCGTCTCCACGCGGATCTAAGCGGAAGGCAACCGACGTGCTGGACGACCTTCAGTACTCGGCCAGTGAAAAAGAGGAGGACGAAGAcgaggatgacgacgacgaagagttGGAGGAGGTCGCCATGGACGTGGTGGACGTGGACGCCAATTACGATCCGGAAGCGGAATTCTTTTCGTGCGGGCCCAGTAAAGACGAGGACATTCGCGACGATTTGCAAGTCAGCGAGTCGGAGGAAGAAGGTGAAATTCGCGATGACCAACCTGTTGCTGCCAGCGCCAATAACAAAGGTCGTAGTCGTCACCACTCGAACCGCCCAAATTCATCCCGTGATGAGGATGACGACGGAGGTTTGTGGttctaa
- the LOC124338018 gene encoding protein c-ets-1-A-like isoform X1 gives MLVYPHSPSDSMAQLVPCSSTFPQPLMQQPLNSGAAINHQATVTTTLADFNTHQIHQQQNSTSFLEVPYATAGGQTVPSSPTFSTWNYSPPSYWSDNNYNRSPPLVIKSEPVGCHQVDETVADSSLEELLDDYTFDYYSSDIQESLETASSAISHQQHISKPIIIKQEEASSQGHALLRQCLRPAADDYQQRCHLQFLNQIGSAIAALPQQQQQQQEMLSIKTEKSSPASGNGNSGGGYWPNGNPNTAQGLASVLSLVMEQVNEEVRSTCEILGVSPNPSQWSVDDVRAWLLWTSRQCALGPFPLERFHMEGAVLVALTEEEFRSRAPQGGDTLYAKLDIWRSAWNQRSAAAAAAAKAAATPSTPMGVPTIQVDEPCADMSDLLACWINTTQDLQQPQQCSSGNNNMLSVGQHLLAVPSPASTSSQRGALSPYSDHTHSGSEDMASEMEEIEDEEDDEERAGSSASCRTGQATAPAPSPNGSHIHLWQFLKELLSQPTVHGSAIRWLDRQRGVFKIEDSVRVAKLWGKRKNRPAMNYDKLSRSIRQYYRKGIMKKTERSQRLVYQFCQPYAL, from the exons ATGCTCGTCTATCCTCACAGCCCATCAGATtcg ATGGCTCAGTTGGTGCCTTGCAGCTCCACTTTCCCGCAGCCTCTGATGCAGCAGCCGCTCAATTCCGGTGCCGCCATCAACCATCAGGCAACGGTGACCACAACATTGGCGGATTTTAACACTCACCAGAtccatcaacaacaaaattccACTTCGTTCCTGGAAGTGCCTTACGCTACGGCCGGCGGTCAGACGGTGCCTTCGTCGCCGACATTCTCGACGTGGAATTACTCGCCTCCGTCGTACTGGTCGGATAATAATTACAACCGGTCGCCGCCTCTGGTCATCAAGAGCGAGCCGGTCGGATGCCACCAGGTGGACGAAACGGTGGCCGATTCGTCGCTGGAGGAATTGCTCGACGACTACACGTTCGATTACTACAGCAGCGACATCCAGGAGAGTCTGGAGACGGCCAGCAGCGCCATCAGCCATCAGCAGCACATCAGTAagcccatcatcatcaagcAGGAAGAGGCCAGCAGCCAAGGTCACGCCCTGTTGCGCCAGTGCCTCCGCCCGGCCGCCGACGATTACCAGCAGCGCTGCCATTTGCAATTCCTCAATCAGATCGGATCGGCCATCGCAGCTCttccgcaacaacaacaacaacaacaggagaTGTTGAGCATCAAAACGGAGAAATCTTCTCCGGCCAGCGGCAACGGCAACAGTGGCGGCGGCTATTGGCCCAACGGCAATCCCAACACGGCCCAGGGATTGGCTTCTGTTCTCAGTCTGGTCATGGAACAGGTCAACGAGGAAGTCCGTTCCACCTGCGAGATCCTCGGCGTTTCTCCca ATCCGAGCCAGTGGTCGGTGGATGATGTCAGAGCTTGGCTGTTGTGGACGTCTAGACAGTGCGCCTTGGGCCCTTTCCCGCTGGAACGATTCCACATGGAAGGAGCCGTGCTGGTGGCATTGACGGAAGAAGAATTCCGTTCCAGAGCGCCACAAGGTGGAGACACTCTCTACGCCAAATTGGACATTTGGCGCTCGGCTTGGAACCAGCgatcggcggcggcggctgcggcggcCAAAGCGGCCGCCACCCCATCGACCCCCATGGGCGTGCCAACAATCCAGGTGGACGAACCCTGTGCGGATATGAGCGACCTGCTGGCGTGCTGGATCAACACCACGCAGGATCTCCAACAACCGCAACAATGCTCttccggcaacaacaacatgctCTCGGTCGGACAGCACCTGCTGGCCGTTCCCAGTCCAGCATCAACCTCATCCCAACGCGGAGCCCTTTCTCCCTATTCGGATCACACGCATTCCGGCTCGGAAGACATGGCCTCTGAAA TGGAGGAAATTGAAGACGAGGAAGACGACGAGGAGCGGGCAGGATCATCGGCTTCGTGCCGGACGGGACAAGCCACTGCGCCAGCGCCATCTCCCAACGGTTCGCACATTCACCTGTGGCAGTTTCTGAAAGAATTGCTGTCGCAGCCGACCGTTCACGGCTCGGCCATTCGCTGGCTGGACCGACAGAGGGGCGTGTTCAAAATCGAGGACAGCGTTCGGGTTGCCAAATTGTGGGGCAAGCGTAAAAACCGGCCGGCCATGAACTACGACAAGCTCAGCCGCTCCATCCGCCAATACTATCGTAAAGGCATCATGAAAAAGACGGAGCGGTCGCAGAGACTCGTCTACCAGTTCTGCCAGCCTTACGCtctctaa
- the LOC124338018 gene encoding DNA-binding protein D-ETS-4-like isoform X2, translating to MLVYPHSPSDSLVPCSSTFPQPLMQQPLNSGAAINHQATVTTTLADFNTHQIHQQQNSTSFLEVPYATAGGQTVPSSPTFSTWNYSPPSYWSDNNYNRSPPLVIKSEPVGCHQVDETVADSSLEELLDDYTFDYYSSDIQESLETASSAISHQQHISKPIIIKQEEASSQGHALLRQCLRPAADDYQQRCHLQFLNQIGSAIAALPQQQQQQQEMLSIKTEKSSPASGNGNSGGGYWPNGNPNTAQGLASVLSLVMEQVNEEVRSTCEILGVSPNPSQWSVDDVRAWLLWTSRQCALGPFPLERFHMEGAVLVALTEEEFRSRAPQGGDTLYAKLDIWRSAWNQRSAAAAAAAKAAATPSTPMGVPTIQVDEPCADMSDLLACWINTTQDLQQPQQCSSGNNNMLSVGQHLLAVPSPASTSSQRGALSPYSDHTHSGSEDMASEMEEIEDEEDDEERAGSSASCRTGQATAPAPSPNGSHIHLWQFLKELLSQPTVHGSAIRWLDRQRGVFKIEDSVRVAKLWGKRKNRPAMNYDKLSRSIRQYYRKGIMKKTERSQRLVYQFCQPYAL from the exons ATGCTCGTCTATCCTCACAGCCCATCAGATtcg TTGGTGCCTTGCAGCTCCACTTTCCCGCAGCCTCTGATGCAGCAGCCGCTCAATTCCGGTGCCGCCATCAACCATCAGGCAACGGTGACCACAACATTGGCGGATTTTAACACTCACCAGAtccatcaacaacaaaattccACTTCGTTCCTGGAAGTGCCTTACGCTACGGCCGGCGGTCAGACGGTGCCTTCGTCGCCGACATTCTCGACGTGGAATTACTCGCCTCCGTCGTACTGGTCGGATAATAATTACAACCGGTCGCCGCCTCTGGTCATCAAGAGCGAGCCGGTCGGATGCCACCAGGTGGACGAAACGGTGGCCGATTCGTCGCTGGAGGAATTGCTCGACGACTACACGTTCGATTACTACAGCAGCGACATCCAGGAGAGTCTGGAGACGGCCAGCAGCGCCATCAGCCATCAGCAGCACATCAGTAagcccatcatcatcaagcAGGAAGAGGCCAGCAGCCAAGGTCACGCCCTGTTGCGCCAGTGCCTCCGCCCGGCCGCCGACGATTACCAGCAGCGCTGCCATTTGCAATTCCTCAATCAGATCGGATCGGCCATCGCAGCTCttccgcaacaacaacaacaacaacaggagaTGTTGAGCATCAAAACGGAGAAATCTTCTCCGGCCAGCGGCAACGGCAACAGTGGCGGCGGCTATTGGCCCAACGGCAATCCCAACACGGCCCAGGGATTGGCTTCTGTTCTCAGTCTGGTCATGGAACAGGTCAACGAGGAAGTCCGTTCCACCTGCGAGATCCTCGGCGTTTCTCCca ATCCGAGCCAGTGGTCGGTGGATGATGTCAGAGCTTGGCTGTTGTGGACGTCTAGACAGTGCGCCTTGGGCCCTTTCCCGCTGGAACGATTCCACATGGAAGGAGCCGTGCTGGTGGCATTGACGGAAGAAGAATTCCGTTCCAGAGCGCCACAAGGTGGAGACACTCTCTACGCCAAATTGGACATTTGGCGCTCGGCTTGGAACCAGCgatcggcggcggcggctgcggcggcCAAAGCGGCCGCCACCCCATCGACCCCCATGGGCGTGCCAACAATCCAGGTGGACGAACCCTGTGCGGATATGAGCGACCTGCTGGCGTGCTGGATCAACACCACGCAGGATCTCCAACAACCGCAACAATGCTCttccggcaacaacaacatgctCTCGGTCGGACAGCACCTGCTGGCCGTTCCCAGTCCAGCATCAACCTCATCCCAACGCGGAGCCCTTTCTCCCTATTCGGATCACACGCATTCCGGCTCGGAAGACATGGCCTCTGAAA TGGAGGAAATTGAAGACGAGGAAGACGACGAGGAGCGGGCAGGATCATCGGCTTCGTGCCGGACGGGACAAGCCACTGCGCCAGCGCCATCTCCCAACGGTTCGCACATTCACCTGTGGCAGTTTCTGAAAGAATTGCTGTCGCAGCCGACCGTTCACGGCTCGGCCATTCGCTGGCTGGACCGACAGAGGGGCGTGTTCAAAATCGAGGACAGCGTTCGGGTTGCCAAATTGTGGGGCAAGCGTAAAAACCGGCCGGCCATGAACTACGACAAGCTCAGCCGCTCCATCCGCCAATACTATCGTAAAGGCATCATGAAAAAGACGGAGCGGTCGCAGAGACTCGTCTACCAGTTCTGCCAGCCTTACGCtctctaa
- the LOC124336632 gene encoding serine/threonine-protein phosphatase 6 regulatory ankyrin repeat subunit C-like: MEKMRARISPAELHLAVRVGQVEHVKSLFSSGADPNAIYRGMTLLGMAISSQDKALVQVILSAGADVCLPSHGSNGRLEPPLYTACRLKDDELAELLIRSGANLNSTDFYGHTPLWVATKGQRPLLVAKLLAAGSRVGSVDDYPWSQCPLYLATKYLGYRGRHQLAMFLMAAGADPTRMDSKGRSAIYWSLRNRDHDLFAFMIDSFNPRCWDSMLQKRVEELIGELPETHLKTLQNQLYNPPSLAKQCRLVIRLHLLQKFNYRSLFLLVPRLPLPVLIQRFLLLDQELPDEETTPCYMKDISIKT; the protein is encoded by the exons ATGGAAAAGATGAGAGCCCGAATATCTCCAGCCGAGTTACATTTAGCC gtCAGAGTCGGACAGGTCGAGCACgtcaaaagtcttttttcatcgggAGCCGATCCCAACGCCATCTATAGAGGGATGACCCTTTTAGGAATGGCCATATCCTCTCAAGACAAAGCTCTTGTCCAAGTGATTTTAAGCGCAGGCGCGGACGTTTG TCTCCCGAGCCATGGCTCCAATGGCCGGCTCGAACCACCCCTCTACACCGCGTGCAG GCTGAAAGACGACGAATTGGCAGAGCTTCTCATAAGATCGGGAGCGAATTTGAACTCGACCGACTTCTATGGGCACACCCCGCTATG GGTGGCCACAAAAGGACAAAGGCCATTGCTCGTCGCCAAGTTGTTGGCTGCTGGATCGCGCGTCGGCTCCGTCGACGACTATCCGTGGAGCCAATGTCCTTTATATCTGGCG ACGAAATATCTTGGATATAGAGGGCGGCATCAGTTGGCCATGTTCCTGATGGCTGCCGGTGCCGATCCAACGCGAATGGATTCCAAGGGGAGAAGTGCCATTTATTGGAGTTTGAGAAATCGAGATCACGACCTGTTTGCTTTCATGATTGATTCGTTTAATCCTCGTTGTTGGGATTCCATGCTTCAGAAACGGGTGGAAGAATTAATTGGGGAATTGCCGGAAACTCATTTGAAGACACTTCAGAATCAGTTGTATAATCCGCCGAGTTTGGCCAAGCAATGTCGACTGGTGATTCGATTGCATTTGCTACAAAAATTCAACTACCGTTCGCTGTTCCTACTCGTTCCTCGGCTTCCACTTCCGGTTCTTATTCAACGATTTCTACTT TTGGATCAAGAACTGCCCGACGAAGAAACAACACCTTGCTACATGAAAGACATAAGTATCAAAACTTAG